In bacterium, one genomic interval encodes:
- a CDS encoding type II secretion system protein: MFSRFHNRKGFTLIELMIVVVIIGILAALAIPRFMKSTTKAKQSEAKQILKQIYTMQHTYRQANNSYGDNGLTSVAGAVFTFPQIGVDIQSSAVYGYGIVAGAGTFTATATANIDDDATNDVWTITEAGVLANTTDDVIA, translated from the coding sequence ATGTTCTCACGGTTTCACAATCGCAAGGGTTTCACCCTCATCGAGTTGATGATCGTTGTGGTCATCATTGGTATCTTGGCCGCTTTGGCTATTCCGCGCTTTATGAAGTCTACCACGAAGGCGAAACAGTCTGAAGCGAAGCAGATCCTGAAGCAGATCTACACTATGCAGCACACCTATCGCCAGGCTAACAACAGCTACGGCGACAACGGTCTCACTTCTGTGGCCGGTGCGGTGTTCACCTTCCCGCAGATCGGTGTCGACATTCAGTCGAGCGCCGTCTATGGCTACGGCATCGTGGCCGGTGCTGGCACCTTCACGGCGACCGCTACCGCCAACATCGATGACGACGCGACGAACGACGTTTGGACCATCACCGAAGCCGGTGTTTTGGCCAACACGACCGACGACGTGATTGCCTAA
- the holA gene encoding DNA polymerase III subunit delta, producing MTPTRLLADIQAGKFSPAYYFYGTEDHRMMEAQKYLAGQFLPNRQLATNYRRIDGKRTSAADLIGNLSVYPMLGERQVFVVTDIQQYKKEDLARIAKLLTPPDPNRVVVFITPAAKKPKKDASIFKVLSPLVASVEFNKLTQDETANQIVGKLAKASLKIDAKALKLLTEMIAGDHGALSAEINKLANYKQAGETITEADVRTMTSGYQVFQMWDIGNHITAGNGTQVLTSLRTMMAEGNSATSILYFIGQHFVSLYLVKNGKPLPDAKRQWLANQYRTQARGFSADQLERIVLQIADTDAQLRRLPPHVKPEIILETLAMQLIRPEGAR from the coding sequence ATGACCCCCACGAGACTTCTGGCAGATATTCAGGCGGGCAAATTTTCGCCGGCATATTATTTTTATGGGACCGAGGACCATCGCATGATGGAGGCCCAGAAATATCTCGCCGGTCAGTTCCTACCCAATCGACAACTAGCCACTAATTATCGACGGATCGACGGCAAGCGAACTTCTGCCGCGGACCTGATCGGCAACCTCTCCGTCTACCCGATGCTGGGTGAACGCCAGGTCTTTGTGGTCACCGATATTCAGCAATACAAGAAGGAAGATCTGGCCCGCATCGCCAAACTCCTGACTCCGCCCGATCCGAATCGCGTGGTCGTTTTCATAACTCCTGCCGCGAAAAAGCCCAAAAAAGATGCGTCCATCTTCAAAGTCCTGTCGCCGCTGGTCGCCTCGGTTGAATTCAACAAGCTGACTCAGGATGAAACCGCGAATCAGATCGTCGGCAAGCTGGCCAAGGCGAGTCTCAAGATCGATGCCAAAGCGCTGAAACTTCTGACAGAGATGATCGCCGGAGATCATGGCGCGCTCAGCGCCGAGATCAACAAGCTGGCGAATTACAAGCAAGCAGGGGAGACGATCACAGAGGCAGATGTTCGGACCATGACCTCCGGCTATCAGGTCTTCCAGATGTGGGATATCGGTAACCATATCACCGCCGGCAACGGAACCCAGGTCCTGACCTCATTGCGCACCATGATGGCCGAGGGGAACTCAGCCACCTCGATTCTCTACTTCATAGGCCAGCACTTCGTGTCACTTTATCTGGTGAAAAACGGAAAGCCGCTCCCCGACGCGAAACGTCAGTGGCTGGCAAATCAATATCGCACTCAGGCGCGAGGATTTTCTGCTGACCAGTTGGAGCGAATTGTCCTCCAGATCGCGGATACCGATGCTCAACTTCGACGGCTCCCGCCCCACGTCAAACCTGAGATCATTCTGGAGACGCTGGCGATGCAGTTGATCCGTCCGGAAGGGGCCAGGTAG
- a CDS encoding sigma-70 family RNA polymerase sigma factor, producing the protein MADETQSGNPHDGSIPPNPMGEREETAPELVEKSDAKSPERKLVEAAQNGDQKAFGQLIRLHQKKLYRYVYGLVGSVDQTEDIVQEAFVRAWSAIRTFRPDYSFYPWLSTIARNLAYTQVAREEKKESLDKLTEKGYDPASVELGPLERLLDDESKSRFYRALMAMPTTYRSVFVLRHFEDMDYVQIANYLKIPPGTVDSRLYRARQYLMKELKDLLE; encoded by the coding sequence GTGGCTGACGAAACCCAGTCTGGCAATCCCCACGACGGCAGTATTCCGCCAAATCCAATGGGTGAGCGGGAAGAAACCGCGCCGGAGCTGGTAGAGAAGTCGGACGCTAAGTCCCCTGAGCGGAAACTGGTCGAAGCTGCTCAGAATGGAGATCAGAAGGCGTTCGGGCAACTTATCAGGTTGCACCAGAAGAAGTTATACCGCTATGTCTACGGCCTGGTCGGGTCGGTCGATCAGACGGAAGATATTGTCCAGGAGGCGTTTGTGCGAGCCTGGTCCGCCATCCGGACTTTCCGCCCCGATTACTCGTTTTATCCCTGGCTCTCCACCATCGCCCGGAATCTTGCCTATACGCAGGTTGCCCGCGAGGAGAAGAAGGAATCTCTCGATAAGCTGACCGAAAAGGGGTATGACCCGGCATCCGTTGAATTGGGGCCGCTGGAGCGGTTGCTCGATGACGAGTCCAAGTCGCGATTTTATAGGGCGCTTATGGCGATGCCCACGACCTATCGATCAGTCTTTGTACTGCGACACTTTGAAGATATGGATTACGTGCAGATAGCGAATTACCTTAAGATCCCACCGGGGACAGTTGACTCACGGCTCTATCGCGCACGTCAATACCTGATGAAGGAACTGAAGGATCTGCTCGAGTAG
- a CDS encoding zf-HC2 domain-containing protein, which produces MDHSYFRDKVSAYHDRELPAQEQEMLEQHVASCPECQKLLADLERLDQLVADKLELGESDYWEQNAQKIEERLGFAQKTVVTPITTSRWDKGLVWKLSAVAASVSILVFIGINKDDILKDTDTLQNVDPNRLALPKDTTAATSLREQLGISEDSVSPPTGKIAPKVELKSVESKPAITDQVRTKTKDKEEAQSGRDESDLDDSKSRAVPVQRSAVIQKTAPPSPQTESKEMEPAKSAVSEKIDIGMDELRTNEREVVATSDGFAAGSSGDLAHWRSVRDSMVTIVEKPKESMMSKYGVTKLKTDARKQAAAASAPTAKEVADSRARYLEACYQIAMLTDTPTEYTESKGILEAESKSTDSITASIARDFLNRLSANRPYPPQK; this is translated from the coding sequence ATGGATCACTCATATTTCCGCGACAAAGTCTCGGCCTACCATGACCGGGAATTACCTGCCCAGGAGCAAGAGATGCTCGAGCAGCATGTCGCCTCATGCCCGGAATGTCAGAAGCTGTTGGCCGATCTCGAGCGACTTGACCAACTCGTGGCCGATAAACTTGAATTGGGTGAGTCCGACTATTGGGAGCAGAACGCTCAGAAGATTGAAGAGAGACTCGGGTTCGCGCAGAAAACGGTCGTTACGCCGATCACCACGTCACGTTGGGATAAGGGATTGGTTTGGAAACTCTCTGCTGTGGCGGCTTCAGTTTCCATTCTGGTATTCATCGGGATCAACAAGGACGACATTCTCAAGGATACTGATACATTACAAAACGTCGACCCGAACCGCTTGGCTCTGCCCAAGGATACAACGGCAGCCACCTCCCTAAGAGAGCAATTGGGAATTTCCGAAGATTCAGTGTCCCCTCCGACCGGTAAAATCGCTCCGAAAGTGGAGCTCAAGAGCGTCGAGAGCAAGCCGGCCATTACAGATCAGGTGCGCACAAAAACCAAAGACAAAGAAGAAGCGCAGAGCGGTCGTGATGAAAGCGATCTCGATGACTCCAAGTCTCGGGCTGTTCCAGTCCAGCGAAGCGCGGTGATACAGAAGACAGCTCCTCCTTCGCCCCAGACTGAGAGCAAAGAGATGGAACCCGCCAAGTCTGCCGTCAGCGAAAAAATCGATATCGGTATGGATGAGTTGCGGACCAATGAGCGCGAGGTAGTCGCGACCTCCGATGGGTTCGCCGCTGGATCAAGCGGTGACCTGGCCCACTGGCGGTCAGTGCGCGATTCGATGGTAACGATAGTTGAGAAACCAAAAGAATCGATGATGAGCAAGTATGGTGTCACGAAACTGAAGACCGATGCCAGAAAGCAGGCTGCTGCTGCGTCCGCCCCGACCGCAAAAGAGGTAGCTGACTCCAGGGCACGATACCTTGAGGCATGTTACCAGATAGCCATGTTAACGGACACTCCGACTGAGTATACGGAATCAAAGGGAATTCTGGAGGCCGAGTCGAAGTCTACCGACTCGATCACTGCCTCTATTGCCAGGGACTTCCTGAACCGCCTGTCCGCCAACCGTCCGTACCCGCCCCAAAAATAG
- a CDS encoding PspC domain-containing protein, producing MVRRLYRSTTERYIGGVCGGLGEYFNVDPAFIRILFVLLTFASGFGLLAYLILWISVRKRPLGAPLDEPISDPAGVPVQRDYSPWSRLLPGILLIALGVIFFIHENVYWFDIEDVWEKFWPVTLIAIGLLLVLYKGHTKRASAPKHAPQTEQNGGISA from the coding sequence ATGGTGAGACGACTATACCGTTCGACAACAGAGCGCTACATTGGCGGCGTCTGCGGCGGACTCGGGGAGTACTTCAATGTCGACCCAGCATTCATCCGCATTCTCTTTGTGCTTCTCACCTTTGCTTCCGGCTTTGGGCTGTTAGCCTATCTGATCCTCTGGATCTCGGTCAGGAAGCGTCCGTTGGGAGCGCCGCTCGATGAGCCGATTTCGGATCCCGCCGGTGTGCCGGTACAGCGAGACTATTCCCCCTGGAGTCGATTGCTGCCGGGCATCCTGTTGATCGCTCTTGGCGTGATCTTCTTCATCCACGAAAATGTCTATTGGTTCGATATTGAAGATGTCTGGGAGAAGTTCTGGCCGGTGACCTTGATCGCGATCGGATTGCTGCTGGTCCTCTATAAGGGACACACCAAGCGTGCATCCGCCCCTAAACATGCACCACAGACAGAACAGAACGGAGGAATTTCGGCATGA
- a CDS encoding basic amino acid ABC transporter substrate-binding protein: MIARLTTLSFILVATLAGCGGDGSIPQSGRVLRVGTDATYPPFETVNTETGKPEGFDIDLITEVARRNGWTTDFIITPFDGMIPGLQGEKYDVAISSITITPERAAVVDFSKPYYTAGQVVAVLLNNSSIAGINDLTGKRVGVQLGTTGELMAQRTEGLQVFSYDNIGAAFIDMANGNLDAVLNDYPTTQAYIRSHGSAKTVGDILSREQYGIAVRKGNDSLLQQINTALEAIRSDSSYIQLHLKWFDTPPAEI; encoded by the coding sequence ATGATCGCACGTCTGACCACACTCAGTTTTATTCTTGTCGCCACGCTGGCCGGTTGCGGCGGAGATGGCTCCATCCCACAGTCGGGACGGGTCCTTCGCGTTGGTACCGATGCCACTTACCCGCCGTTTGAGACCGTCAATACCGAAACCGGCAAACCGGAAGGGTTTGATATCGATCTGATCACCGAGGTTGCGCGGCGTAACGGATGGACGACAGATTTCATTATCACCCCCTTTGATGGGATGATTCCTGGCCTGCAGGGAGAGAAGTATGATGTTGCGATCTCTTCTATCACCATTACGCCGGAGCGTGCGGCGGTGGTAGATTTCTCCAAACCGTACTACACGGCCGGCCAGGTAGTCGCCGTTCTGCTGAACAACTCATCAATTGCCGGGATCAATGACCTTACGGGCAAGCGTGTCGGCGTTCAGCTTGGAACTACCGGTGAATTGATGGCCCAAAGGACTGAAGGATTGCAGGTATTTTCGTACGATAACATCGGCGCGGCGTTTATCGATATGGCAAACGGGAATCTCGATGCGGTTCTCAACGACTACCCGACCACCCAGGCATATATCCGGTCACACGGCTCGGCCAAGACAGTGGGGGATATTCTGAGTCGCGAGCAGTACGGGATAGCCGTCCGCAAAGGAAATGATTCGCTGCTCCAGCAGATCAACACAGCGCTGGAGGCTATTCGGTCCGACAGCAGCTACATACAGCTTCACCTGAAGTGGTTTGATACGCCGCCCGCGGAGATCTGA
- a CDS encoding (d)CMP kinase, giving the protein MTTKSLPKNCVIALDGPAGSGKSTTARLLAARLKYNYLDTGAMYRALTVLALRRRILPSDGLLLKRLADEMHIRFETHTDVNRIFVNDEDLTERIRTPEITRHVSEVSAHRGVREAMVAKQQELGRNGNIVAEGRDTTTVVFPDAHLKIYLDASLECRAQRRLLDLVKMGIETSLEEQESDLRRRDNFDSGRQHSPLRRAEDAHMIDTTILTIEEQVDRIVALLKAAAKAK; this is encoded by the coding sequence ATGACAACAAAATCTCTTCCGAAAAATTGCGTGATCGCCCTCGATGGCCCGGCTGGCTCCGGAAAGTCGACCACCGCGCGCCTCCTGGCCGCACGCTTGAAGTATAACTATCTCGATACTGGCGCGATGTACCGTGCCCTGACTGTCCTGGCGCTTCGTCGCCGCATTCTTCCTTCCGATGGCCTCCTGCTCAAACGCCTTGCCGATGAAATGCATATTCGATTCGAAACCCATACCGACGTCAACCGGATTTTCGTCAATGATGAGGACCTGACCGAGCGGATCAGGACTCCCGAGATCACGCGCCATGTCTCCGAGGTCTCCGCACACCGCGGCGTCCGCGAGGCGATGGTCGCCAAGCAGCAGGAACTGGGGAGAAATGGGAATATTGTCGCCGAGGGTCGCGACACCACCACAGTCGTTTTTCCCGATGCACATCTCAAGATCTATCTTGATGCCTCTCTGGAATGCCGCGCCCAACGAAGATTGCTTGATCTGGTGAAGATGGGGATTGAGACCAGTCTCGAGGAACAAGAGTCCGATCTCCGCCGTCGCGACAATTTCGATTCCGGACGACAGCACTCGCCGCTCCGTCGGGCCGAAGACGCCCATATGATCGACACCACTATCCTGACGATCGAGGAACAGGTGGATCGGATAGTCGCGCTGCTCAAAGCGGCCGCCAAAGCGAAATGA
- a CDS encoding 1-acyl-sn-glycerol-3-phosphate acyltransferase encodes MKILYYLGWLVTRIISKLVFRMRVSGREHFPKSGGFILATNHISYYDPPLVGSWATRQVYFFAKQELFKNKLFGWVIRQTNALPVKRGAIDRQALEMSLEVIAKGYGLTIFPEGTRSKIEGFLDPKPGVGMLAIKAGCPIVPGYLHGSNKLKDCFWGRNRLSIRFGEPFSAEWIKSKEGEEDGYQQIAAAVMARIGELKAATLAANSRQ; translated from the coding sequence ATGAAGATCCTTTATTATCTCGGTTGGTTGGTCACCCGGATCATCAGCAAGCTGGTCTTTCGGATGCGTGTCTCCGGTCGTGAGCACTTCCCGAAATCCGGCGGCTTTATTCTCGCCACCAATCATATCTCATATTACGACCCACCGCTGGTTGGTTCATGGGCAACCCGTCAGGTCTATTTCTTCGCCAAACAGGAGCTTTTCAAGAATAAGCTGTTCGGCTGGGTCATCCGCCAGACCAACGCACTTCCCGTCAAACGGGGTGCGATTGATCGCCAGGCCCTGGAAATGTCGCTCGAGGTCATCGCCAAAGGGTATGGTTTGACAATCTTCCCTGAAGGTACCCGCTCCAAGATTGAGGGTTTTCTTGACCCAAAGCCCGGTGTCGGTATGCTGGCGATCAAGGCCGGTTGCCCGATAGTCCCTGGCTATCTTCATGGCTCCAATAAGCTTAAGGACTGTTTTTGGGGGAGAAATAGACTCTCTATTCGGTTTGGCGAGCCGTTCTCCGCTGAGTGGATAAAGTCCAAAGAGGGGGAAGAAGATGGCTACCAGCAGATTGCGGCAGCCGTCATGGCCCGCATTGGGGAGCTGAAGGCAGCCACCCTGGCCGCCAATTCTCGCCAATAA
- the rpsA gene encoding 30S ribosomal protein S1, with amino-acid sequence MAVAKRTTKPAEAKTSKRKITAARKTTKTKTKITKRDSEVAVITTAITQETDLAERVTTARRQRVAEKAAVRTGPVMPAEPQEVAAIKVTDVSGIVYDKADYDAMVEMYDSTIKDIKEGEIVRGRILGVTMNDVIVDVGFKSEGIIPIHEFNIPLNIKVGDPIDVYLEQIEDQNGQLLLSKQKADFMRVWDRIREVHDSGETIPGRIARRIKGGVVVDIMGVDAFLPGSQISLRQVPDFDALINQTIDVKIIKLNKSRRNIVVSRRVVLEEEREKMRSTLLNEVQVGQVRQGYVKNITDFGVFIDLGGVDGLLHITDMSWGRIRHPSEMVSLGDKIDVKILDFDEKTSRISLGLKQMTPYPWENIEEKYPLGKKVTGKVVSITDYGAFVELEKGIEGLIHISEMSWTQHIKHPSKIMNVGDKVDAIVLSVDKENEKISLGIKQMEPDPWLTIEYKYPIGKVVSGKVRNLTAFGAFVELEEGIDGLVHISDMSWTKRIQHPSEVMKKGDKVDVKVLKIDHENRRISLGFKQLLDDPWPELAKRFAIGSECLGTITKVLDRGVVVDLGDDVEGFVPAAQLAAKDLTDPTGVFKEGEQVPLQVIEFDRNQHKVILSAVAYFKKRDRAEFEEYLAAHPTQNSSAMADAMPEELKADAGEAPAVATAEAAADSEETEA; translated from the coding sequence ATGGCAGTTGCCAAACGCACAACCAAACCCGCAGAGGCCAAGACAAGCAAGCGCAAGATCACGGCCGCACGCAAAACCACCAAAACCAAAACCAAAATCACCAAGCGAGATTCCGAAGTTGCTGTGATCACAACCGCGATCACACAGGAAACGGATCTTGCCGAACGCGTTACTACAGCCCGCCGCCAACGCGTGGCGGAAAAAGCTGCTGTTCGCACCGGCCCGGTGATGCCAGCCGAACCCCAGGAAGTCGCTGCGATCAAGGTCACCGATGTGTCCGGGATCGTCTACGACAAAGCCGATTACGATGCCATGGTCGAAATGTATGACTCGACCATCAAAGACATCAAAGAGGGCGAAATCGTCCGCGGCCGAATTCTGGGCGTGACTATGAACGACGTCATCGTCGACGTCGGCTTCAAGTCTGAAGGGATCATTCCGATCCATGAATTCAACATCCCGTTGAATATCAAGGTCGGTGACCCGATCGATGTCTATCTCGAACAGATCGAAGACCAGAACGGGCAGTTGCTGCTTTCCAAACAGAAAGCCGACTTCATGCGCGTCTGGGATCGTATCCGCGAGGTACATGACTCCGGCGAGACTATCCCCGGTCGTATCGCCCGCCGCATCAAAGGTGGCGTGGTGGTCGATATCATGGGAGTCGACGCCTTCCTGCCCGGCTCGCAGATCTCTCTGCGCCAGGTGCCGGATTTTGATGCCCTGATCAACCAGACCATCGATGTCAAGATCATCAAGCTGAACAAGAGCCGCCGCAATATCGTCGTCTCCCGTCGCGTGGTGCTCGAAGAAGAGCGCGAGAAAATGCGCTCGACCCTGCTCAACGAAGTGCAGGTCGGTCAGGTCCGTCAGGGGTATGTTAAGAATATCACCGATTTCGGCGTCTTTATCGATCTCGGCGGTGTGGATGGCCTGCTGCATATCACCGATATGTCGTGGGGTCGCATCCGTCACCCCAGCGAGATGGTCTCCCTGGGCGACAAGATCGATGTCAAGATCCTGGATTTCGATGAGAAAACTTCCCGTATTTCTCTTGGCCTGAAACAGATGACCCCGTACCCGTGGGAGAATATCGAAGAGAAGTATCCGCTTGGTAAGAAAGTGACCGGCAAGGTCGTTTCCATTACCGATTACGGTGCGTTCGTCGAACTCGAAAAGGGGATCGAAGGTCTCATTCATATTTCCGAGATGTCCTGGACCCAGCATATCAAGCACCCCTCCAAGATCATGAATGTTGGAGACAAGGTTGACGCGATCGTGCTCTCCGTGGACAAAGAGAACGAAAAGATCTCCCTCGGTATCAAGCAGATGGAACCGGATCCATGGCTCACGATCGAGTACAAGTACCCGATCGGTAAGGTCGTTTCCGGCAAAGTCCGCAACCTGACCGCTTTCGGCGCCTTTGTCGAACTTGAAGAAGGGATCGATGGCCTGGTGCATATCTCCGATATGTCCTGGACCAAGCGTATCCAGCACCCCTCCGAAGTAATGAAGAAGGGTGACAAGGTCGACGTCAAGGTGCTGAAGATCGATCACGAGAACCGCCGCATTTCGCTCGGCTTCAAGCAACTGCTTGATGATCCGTGGCCCGAACTGGCGAAACGGTTTGCGATCGGTTCCGAATGCCTCGGCACGATCACCAAAGTGCTCGACCGTGGCGTCGTGGTTGATCTCGGCGACGATGTCGAAGGGTTTGTCCCGGCCGCCCAGTTGGCTGCCAAAGACCTGACTGACCCGACCGGCGTCTTCAAAGAGGGTGAACAGGTACCGTTGCAGGTGATCGAATTCGACCGGAACCAGCACAAGGTGATCCTCTCCGCCGTTGCGTATTTCAAAAAGCGCGACCGTGCGGAATTCGAGGAATACCTGGCGGCCCATCCGACCCAAAACTCCAGCGCCATGGCTGATGCCATGCCGGAAGAGTTGAAGGCTGATGCGGGCGAAGCTCCGGCGGTCGCGACTGCTGAAGCTGCGGCCGATTCCGAAGAAACCGAAGCATAA
- a CDS encoding DUF4350 domain-containing protein, whose amino-acid sequence MRSIIISLLVLILCEIAFAQQVPDSAFRPTALSPAFPPELGPIVMIDQAHNNFHTADGRYLPFANLLRIDGYRVLASGCAFNRDSLRRGAILVIANALNERNREDWSLPTPSAFTPEEITAVKGWVEEGGSLLLIADHMPFPGCAEDLAREFGFTLSNGFAAKADSPGGNDYFRRADGTLADHPITNGKSKQERIDSVVSFTGEAFTGDSSVTGLMIFGQGMASYMPQVAWQFNDSTPKVDITGWYQAAVREFGKGRVAMVGEAAMFTAQLAGPERRQVGMNQAEAAQNSQFLLNMIHWLSRIL is encoded by the coding sequence ATGCGCTCGATAATCATCTCGCTCTTGGTTCTCATACTCTGCGAAATCGCTTTCGCACAGCAGGTGCCGGATTCGGCATTTCGGCCCACTGCCCTCTCCCCCGCCTTCCCACCTGAACTTGGTCCGATCGTGATGATCGATCAGGCACACAATAACTTCCATACCGCCGATGGTCGCTATCTGCCGTTTGCGAATCTGCTTCGAATTGATGGTTATCGGGTACTTGCATCGGGATGCGCGTTCAATCGCGATTCGCTTAGACGCGGGGCAATCCTCGTCATTGCGAATGCGCTGAATGAACGGAATCGGGAGGACTGGTCATTACCGACACCTTCGGCATTCACCCCTGAAGAGATCACCGCGGTAAAGGGATGGGTGGAGGAGGGTGGTTCACTGCTCCTGATCGCCGACCATATGCCCTTTCCGGGATGTGCAGAGGATCTGGCGCGAGAGTTCGGCTTTACCCTCTCCAATGGGTTCGCCGCCAAGGCGGATTCACCGGGCGGGAATGACTATTTCCGTCGTGCGGACGGAACACTGGCCGATCACCCTATCACTAATGGCAAATCCAAACAGGAGCGGATTGACTCGGTTGTTTCGTTCACCGGGGAAGCGTTCACCGGGGATTCGTCGGTGACCGGGCTGATGATCTTCGGGCAAGGGATGGCATCATACATGCCGCAAGTCGCCTGGCAGTTCAATGACAGCACGCCCAAAGTTGATATCACCGGGTGGTATCAGGCGGCGGTGAGAGAATTCGGCAAGGGACGGGTCGCGATGGTGGGAGAGGCGGCGATGTTTACCGCGCAACTGGCCGGCCCGGAGCGCCGTCAGGTCGGCATGAACCAGGCAGAGGCGGCACAAAACAGTCAATTCCTGCTGAATATGATTCACTGGTTGAGCCGAATATTGTAG
- the mtaB gene encoding tRNA (N(6)-L-threonylcarbamoyladenosine(37)-C(2))-methylthiotransferase MtaB has translation MADQQQKTIALQTLGCRLNQYETEKMAAELYPFGFRRAEPGEKADLTIINTCTVTHRADSDCRQMVKKAARENPNGKVVVAGCYVDNAPELIGGIAGVDVLIRNQEKEKIATILPSQLPMLFDREPDKSCSTNITDFYGHNRAWLKVSDGCNQWCSFCIIPTVRGRLRNRPVNDIIGEVNSLVTSGYNEIVLTGVHLGHYKNRQVEPQAKNLAALCRMILDRTEVKRIRLSSIEPQTVREDLVEVYRESPGRICRHMHIPLQSGSSRILKLMQRPYDQNVYIKRVTAVKEAQPNTIVGADVIVGFPGETDADFAQTRRLAESDLIDYLHVFSYSDRPGTIASGMTDKVAPEKIKERNAILSEISERNRARAHQRQIGQRLEVIAEHKRPNDQHYFGVADNFIKVKLPMSLDGGKRLIPIQVTAAFEEFVDGELLA, from the coding sequence ATGGCAGACCAGCAGCAAAAGACGATCGCCCTCCAGACCCTCGGATGTCGGCTCAATCAGTATGAGACCGAAAAGATGGCCGCCGAACTCTATCCGTTCGGGTTCCGTCGCGCCGAGCCGGGGGAGAAGGCCGATCTGACGATCATCAACACCTGTACCGTCACCCACCGCGCCGACTCCGACTGCCGCCAGATGGTCAAGAAAGCGGCGCGAGAGAATCCCAATGGCAAAGTGGTGGTCGCCGGCTGTTACGTCGATAACGCGCCGGAATTGATCGGCGGCATTGCCGGTGTCGATGTGCTGATCAGGAATCAGGAGAAAGAGAAGATCGCGACCATATTGCCGTCGCAACTCCCGATGCTGTTCGACCGCGAACCAGACAAAAGTTGCTCGACCAATATCACCGATTTTTACGGTCACAACCGCGCCTGGCTCAAGGTCTCCGACGGCTGCAACCAATGGTGTTCGTTCTGTATCATTCCGACTGTCCGCGGACGGCTGCGAAATCGTCCGGTGAATGATATTATCGGGGAAGTCAACTCGCTGGTTACTTCAGGCTACAATGAGATCGTGTTGACCGGGGTGCATCTTGGGCATTACAAAAATCGTCAGGTGGAACCGCAGGCGAAAAACCTCGCCGCGCTTTGCCGGATGATCCTCGACCGGACCGAGGTGAAACGGATCCGGCTTTCTTCGATCGAACCGCAGACGGTGCGTGAAGATCTGGTGGAGGTCTATCGGGAATCTCCTGGCAGAATCTGCCGACATATGCATATTCCGTTACAGTCAGGTTCTTCGCGTATTCTCAAGTTGATGCAGCGACCGTACGACCAGAATGTCTATATCAAGCGCGTCACCGCCGTCAAAGAGGCACAGCCAAACACCATTGTTGGTGCAGATGTCATTGTTGGATTTCCCGGCGAGACCGATGCTGATTTCGCGCAGACGCGCCGTCTGGCTGAGTCGGATCTGATCGATTACCTGCATGTATTCAGCTACTCTGACCGGCCGGGGACGATTGCTTCGGGAATGACCGATAAGGTAGCACCCGAGAAGATCAAGGAACGAAACGCGATTCTCTCAGAGATATCTGAGCGAAACCGGGCGCGGGCGCACCAACGTCAGATCGGTCAACGCCTCGAAGTCATCGCCGAACACAAACGACCCAACGACCAGCACTACTTTGGTGTTGCGGACAACTTCATCAAAGTGAAATTGCCAATGTCACTGGATGGGGGGAAGCGGCTGATCCCAATTCAGGTGACCGCCGCATTTGAAGAATTTGTCGATGGCGAACTGCTCGCCTGA